The following proteins are encoded in a genomic region of Herminiimonas arsenicoxydans:
- a CDS encoding putative ABC transporter permease and ATPase component (Evidence 3 : Function proposed based on presence of conserved amino acid motif, structural feature or limited homology; Product type pt : putative transporter) — protein MPKESINWRAVWRLIQPYWVSEEKWRARGLLLTIVALALGMVYLEVLFNTWNREFYNALETKNYKVFTEQLWRFSYLAFIFIAVAIYRIYLTQSLQMRWRMWLTKQYMARWLTHQAYYRIEQTHTADNPDQRIAEDLNFLTSGSLSLSLGLLSSVVTLVSFIGILWSVSGPISFMLGTQEMTVPGYMVWFAIAYAGIGSLVVGWVGWPLIGKNFYQQRFEADFRFGLIRVRENAEAVALYRGEAEESVQLQGRFQRIRDNWWGIMRTTKSLNLVSTFYSQFANIFPFLMAAPRYFSGAITLGGLMQISSAFGQVQGALSWFISAFSDLAAWKASVNRLAGFHAAVETAHADAGGVTVTVNNVGAILIENLKLDLPDGQPLTSSLSADIQRGQRILIAGPSGCGKSTLIRAIAGIWLYGNGGIEIPHQWKLLFLPQKSYLPITTLRAAVAYPASESSYTDLAIQYYFDLCRLPHLKQQLDQVDNWSQRLSPGEQQRVAFVRALLTRPDALFMDEASSALDTETEELMYQLILQELPEAAMISVAHRESVASHHDIRWQFVAGETAAGNHEETQRTLYTIQFGKPAKTSRSRERG, from the coding sequence ATGCCTAAAGAATCCATCAACTGGCGCGCCGTATGGCGCTTGATTCAACCTTATTGGGTGTCGGAAGAAAAATGGCGCGCGCGCGGATTGCTGCTGACCATCGTCGCGCTGGCATTGGGCATGGTTTATCTCGAGGTCTTGTTCAATACCTGGAATCGCGAGTTTTATAACGCGCTGGAAACCAAGAATTACAAGGTGTTTACCGAGCAGCTGTGGCGCTTCAGCTATCTTGCCTTCATCTTCATTGCGGTTGCAATTTACCGTATCTATCTGACTCAATCGCTGCAGATGCGCTGGCGCATGTGGCTGACAAAACAATATATGGCGCGCTGGCTGACGCATCAGGCTTACTACCGGATAGAGCAAACTCATACGGCCGACAATCCCGATCAACGTATTGCAGAAGATCTGAATTTTCTCACCAGTGGCTCGCTGTCCCTATCGCTGGGCCTGCTGTCCAGCGTGGTCACGCTGGTATCTTTCATCGGTATTTTATGGTCGGTCAGCGGGCCGATTTCATTCATGCTGGGCACGCAGGAAATGACGGTGCCAGGTTACATGGTGTGGTTTGCGATTGCCTACGCCGGTATCGGTTCGCTCGTTGTGGGCTGGGTCGGTTGGCCGCTGATAGGCAAGAATTTTTATCAGCAACGCTTTGAAGCGGATTTTCGTTTCGGCCTGATACGCGTGCGAGAGAATGCCGAGGCCGTCGCACTGTATCGCGGCGAAGCGGAAGAGAGTGTGCAACTGCAAGGCCGCTTTCAGCGCATACGCGATAATTGGTGGGGCATCATGCGCACGACCAAGAGCTTGAATCTGGTGTCCACGTTTTACTCGCAATTCGCCAATATCTTTCCTTTCCTGATGGCGGCGCCGCGATATTTTTCCGGTGCCATCACGCTTGGCGGTTTGATGCAGATCAGTTCCGCATTCGGTCAGGTGCAGGGCGCCCTGTCGTGGTTTATTTCGGCTTTCAGCGATCTGGCCGCATGGAAGGCCAGCGTCAATCGTCTGGCGGGATTTCATGCGGCAGTCGAGACGGCGCATGCCGATGCTGGTGGCGTGACGGTCACGGTCAATAATGTCGGCGCGATCCTGATCGAGAATCTCAAACTGGATTTGCCGGATGGGCAGCCATTGACGTCGTCGCTATCGGCCGATATTCAGCGTGGACAGCGGATTTTGATTGCCGGCCCTTCCGGTTGCGGAAAATCGACCTTGATCCGGGCAATTGCCGGTATCTGGCTTTACGGCAATGGCGGGATCGAGATTCCACATCAGTGGAAATTGCTGTTCCTGCCGCAAAAAAGTTATTTGCCGATCACCACATTGCGTGCTGCCGTCGCCTATCCTGCCAGCGAAAGCAGCTATACAGATCTGGCGATTCAGTATTACTTCGATCTGTGCCGGCTGCCGCATTTGAAACAGCAGCTCGATCAGGTCGATAACTGGAGTCAGCGCCTGTCGCCGGGCGAGCAGCAGCGAGTCGCCTTTGTGCGGGCATTGCTGACGCGCCCGGATGCCTTGTTCATGGATGAGGCGAGTAGTGCGCTCGATACGGAAACGGAAGAGCTGATGTATCAATTGATACTGCAGGAACTGCCGGAAGCTGCGATGATCAGTGTTGCGCATCGTGAGAGCGTGGCCAGCCATCATGATATTCGCTGGCAGTTTGTTGCAGGCGAAACTGCCGCAGGCAATCACGAAGAGACACAGCGCACCCTGTACACCATCCAGTTTGGAAAGCCGGCTAAAACGTCGCGTTCGCGAGAGCGCGGGTAA
- the glpK gene encoding Glycerol kinase (ATP:glycerol 3-phosphotransferase) (Glycerokinase) (GK) (Evidence 2a : Function of homologous gene experimentally demonstrated in an other organism; PubMedId : 2826434, 8170944; Product type e : enzyme) — translation MKKYILAIDQGTTSSRAILFNHAGQIHGMTQQEYPQIFPAPGWVEHDANAIWHSQLAVAQQVLKEQHLSAADIAAIGITNQRETTVLWDRQTGEPIAHAIVWQDRRTAALCDQLRADGKAPLFQQKTGLVLDSYFSGTKLKWLLDHTPGARVRAERGELAFGTIDSWLIFKLSGNHVTDTSNASRTLLFNIHTKQWDDELLALLDIPHSLLPAIVPSSGIVGQTYTSLFGQSIPIAGIAGDQQAATFGQACHRPGMAKNTYGTGCFMLLNTGTQAIASHNNLLTTIGWTLGNDVDARTDYMLEGSVFMAGAIIQWLRDGLGIIQHSSDVEALATSVPDNGGVVFIPAFSGLGAPYWDPYARGTIVGMTRGSNKAHIARAALESIAYQTVDVLEAMQKDAQILLQELRVDGGAARNDLLMQFQADMLNVPVIRPVVTETTALGAAYLAGLAVAFWESKEEIATQWQMERRFEPRMTDDEHAQRLYTWHRAVQRAQAWNI, via the coding sequence ATGAAAAAATACATACTCGCGATCGATCAGGGTACGACCAGTTCGCGTGCCATCCTGTTCAATCATGCGGGACAGATTCACGGTATGACGCAACAGGAATATCCACAGATATTTCCCGCACCGGGCTGGGTCGAACACGATGCCAATGCCATCTGGCACAGTCAGCTCGCCGTCGCACAACAGGTATTGAAAGAACAGCACCTCAGCGCCGCCGATATCGCGGCTATCGGCATTACCAATCAACGCGAAACCACCGTACTCTGGGATCGCCAGACCGGCGAACCGATTGCGCACGCCATCGTCTGGCAAGATCGGCGTACGGCGGCGCTATGCGATCAATTACGCGCTGATGGCAAGGCGCCATTATTTCAGCAGAAAACCGGACTGGTACTGGATTCGTATTTTTCCGGCACTAAACTGAAATGGCTGCTCGATCACACACCAGGCGCACGCGTGCGTGCAGAGCGCGGCGAACTCGCCTTCGGCACCATCGATAGCTGGCTGATTTTCAAGCTGTCCGGCAATCACGTTACCGATACCAGCAATGCTTCACGTACGCTGCTTTTCAATATCCACACGAAACAATGGGATGATGAGTTGCTCGCCCTGCTGGATATTCCGCACTCTCTTTTACCGGCTATCGTTCCCAGCAGCGGTATCGTCGGGCAGACATATACCTCCCTGTTCGGGCAATCCATTCCCATTGCGGGCATTGCAGGCGATCAGCAGGCAGCGACTTTCGGCCAGGCCTGCCACCGTCCGGGCATGGCAAAAAACACCTATGGCACCGGCTGCTTCATGCTGCTCAATACCGGCACGCAGGCGATCGCATCGCACAACAATCTGCTGACAACCATAGGCTGGACCCTGGGCAATGACGTGGATGCCCGCACCGATTACATGCTGGAAGGCAGTGTTTTCATGGCCGGCGCCATTATTCAATGGCTGCGCGATGGTCTGGGCATCATTCAGCATTCATCGGATGTGGAAGCGCTGGCGACCAGCGTCCCGGATAACGGCGGCGTGGTGTTCATTCCGGCCTTTAGCGGCCTCGGCGCGCCCTATTGGGATCCGTACGCGCGCGGTACCATCGTCGGCATGACACGCGGCAGCAACAAGGCGCACATTGCCCGCGCCGCACTGGAAAGTATCGCGTATCAAACCGTTGATGTACTGGAGGCAATGCAAAAAGATGCACAGATTTTATTGCAGGAGTTGCGCGTCGATGGCGGTGCGGCACGCAATGATTTATTGATGCAGTTTCAGGCAGATATGCTCAACGTACCGGTAATTCGCCCTGTTGTCACCGAAACCACGGCTTTGGGCGCAGCCTATCTCGCCGGCCTGGCAGTGGCATTCTGGGAATCGAAAGAAGAAATCGCCACACAGTGGCAAATGGAGAGGCGCTTCGAGCCCCGCATGACTGACGATGAACATGCGCAGCGTTTGTACACCTGGCACCGTGCCGTACAGCGCGCCCAAGCATGGAACATATAG
- a CDS encoding Putative gluconolactonase with senescence marker (Evidence 3 : Function proposed based on presence of conserved amino acid motif, structural feature or limited homology; Product type pr : putative regulator), translating to MSMENIQAILPTRMQLGECPLWHAQQAALYWIDIDGCAIHRFHPAHGAHHVWTMPSEPGCIAINASGGLIVALRSGLALLDTDNGQLTTIAAAPYDPASTRFNDGRCDAAGRLWVGSIYEPRDHPHAALYCIERGLIRDSGKRATVSNGVAFSPDNKTLYHADTTSHRISAYEYDVATGAISGTRLLKQFSTDKLNNYGGRPDGAAVDSEGAYWCAMYEGGKILRLSPDGEVLREIPLPVRCPTMLAFGGDDLRTLYITTVSKNRPAAELKQFPLSGCVLSLRIDVAGLVEHAYLN from the coding sequence ATGTCGATGGAAAACATACAAGCCATTCTGCCAACACGCATGCAGCTGGGCGAATGTCCGCTCTGGCATGCGCAGCAGGCAGCACTGTACTGGATAGATATCGACGGCTGCGCCATACATCGCTTCCATCCGGCACATGGCGCACACCATGTATGGACCATGCCGTCCGAACCCGGCTGCATTGCAATCAATGCAAGCGGTGGTTTGATCGTCGCACTGCGTTCCGGCCTGGCGCTGCTCGATACCGATAACGGCCAGCTGACAACTATCGCTGCGGCACCTTACGATCCTGCAAGCACGCGCTTCAACGACGGCCGCTGCGATGCCGCAGGCCGGCTCTGGGTAGGCAGCATTTACGAACCGCGCGACCATCCGCATGCAGCGCTGTACTGCATCGAACGCGGCCTCATACGCGATAGCGGCAAACGCGCGACCGTATCTAACGGCGTTGCCTTCAGCCCGGATAACAAAACGCTGTACCACGCCGATACCACCTCGCACCGCATCAGCGCCTACGAATACGATGTTGCTACCGGCGCCATCTCAGGTACGCGCCTGCTGAAACAATTTTCCACCGATAAATTGAACAACTACGGCGGCCGTCCTGATGGCGCGGCCGTCGATAGCGAAGGCGCCTACTGGTGTGCCATGTATGAAGGCGGAAAAATCCTGCGCCTGTCGCCTGACGGCGAGGTCTTGCGTGAAATCCCATTGCCGGTGCGCTGCCCGACCATGCTCGCTTTCGGCGGCGACGATTTGCGCACCCTGTACATCACGACCGTCAGCAAGAATCGCCCTGCCGCCGAACTGAAACAATTTCCTCTCTCTGGTTGCGTGTTGAGCCTGCGCATTGATGTGGCCGGGCTGGTCGAACATGCGTATCTCAACTGA
- a CDS encoding Putative Universal stress protein UspA (Evidence 3 : Function proposed based on presence of conserved amino acid motif, structural feature or limited homology; Product type ph : phenotype), with translation MLNILIPVDGSRNALRAVEYVIQYRALHSELINVNLTNVQPRLSRYLTRFVPSGNVRLFQQERAEKALQSAVDMLSRAGVKHEVHIDKGDAAEAIVARAEKTHSQKIVMGTTRKNALARFFEGSVVNKVMALTDLPVEVIAKENATRLERFGIPIGVGLAFLWLAVE, from the coding sequence ATGCTAAACATTCTCATACCCGTTGACGGCTCACGGAATGCATTGCGAGCAGTGGAATACGTTATTCAATATCGTGCATTGCACAGCGAATTGATCAACGTGAACCTGACCAATGTCCAACCTCGCTTGTCGAGATATCTGACGCGTTTTGTACCATCCGGCAATGTTCGCCTCTTCCAGCAAGAGCGCGCCGAGAAGGCGCTGCAAAGCGCAGTGGATATGCTCTCCAGAGCAGGCGTAAAACATGAAGTGCACATAGACAAGGGTGATGCCGCAGAAGCGATTGTTGCCCGTGCCGAAAAAACGCACTCGCAAAAAATCGTCATGGGAACGACACGCAAAAATGCATTGGCGCGATTCTTCGAAGGTTCGGTTGTGAACAAGGTAATGGCTTTGACGGATTTGCCGGTCGAGGTCATTGCCAAGGAAAATGCGACCAGGCTGGAACGTTTCGGCATCCCGATAGGGGTGGGGCTGGCATTTCTGTGGCTTGCTGTTGAATAG
- a CDS encoding Putative hippurate hydrolase protein HipO (Benzoylglycine amidohydrolase) (Hippuricase) (Evidence 3 : Function proposed based on presence of conserved amino acid motif, structural feature or limited homology; Product type pe : putative enzyme), whose amino-acid sequence MQLIDPIIEFHHELQAIRRAIHANPELCFEERETAEFVAGKLTEWGIPVLRGMGVTGVVGIIRNGNSDRAIGLRADMDALPIQEINTFPHTSRNAGKMHACGHDGHTAMLLGAAHYLSQHKNFDGTVYLIFQPAEEGGGGAKRMMDDGLFTQCPMQAVFGMHNWPGIPVGEFGVTAGPMMASSNEFEVIVSGKGAHAAQPHKGIDPIMVAVQIAQSWQTIITRNKSPIDAAALSITQIHAGSTTNVIPDNARLIGTVRTFDLKVLDLIENRMRAIAEHTAQAFDATVEFHFKRNYPPLINHAKETAFAVDILQGIVGAEHVNAQVEPTMGAEDFAFMLQDKPGCYVFIGNGEGDHRVAGHGLGPCNLHNPSYDFNDDLLPIGATYWVRLAEAFLKQR is encoded by the coding sequence ATGCAGTTGATCGACCCTATCATCGAATTTCATCATGAATTGCAAGCCATACGCCGCGCGATTCATGCCAACCCTGAACTGTGTTTTGAAGAGCGCGAGACCGCAGAATTCGTCGCCGGAAAACTGACCGAATGGGGCATCCCTGTTTTACGCGGCATGGGCGTCACCGGCGTGGTCGGCATCATCAGGAACGGCAACAGTGATCGTGCAATCGGCTTGCGCGCCGACATGGATGCACTCCCCATACAGGAAATCAATACCTTTCCTCACACCTCCAGAAATGCCGGCAAGATGCACGCATGCGGCCACGATGGCCACACAGCCATGCTGTTGGGGGCAGCGCATTATCTGTCGCAGCACAAGAACTTCGACGGCACCGTGTACCTGATATTTCAACCGGCAGAAGAAGGCGGCGGCGGTGCAAAACGCATGATGGACGATGGCTTGTTTACGCAATGCCCGATGCAGGCAGTATTCGGCATGCATAACTGGCCCGGCATTCCAGTCGGTGAATTCGGCGTCACAGCGGGGCCGATGATGGCGTCGAGCAATGAGTTTGAAGTGATCGTAAGCGGCAAGGGTGCGCATGCTGCGCAACCGCACAAAGGCATAGACCCGATCATGGTGGCGGTGCAGATTGCACAAAGCTGGCAAACCATCATCACCCGCAACAAGAGTCCTATCGATGCCGCCGCCCTGTCGATTACACAAATTCATGCCGGCAGTACCACCAATGTCATCCCCGACAATGCACGCCTGATCGGTACCGTACGCACCTTCGATCTGAAAGTGCTGGACCTGATTGAAAACCGGATGCGCGCAATTGCCGAACATACTGCGCAAGCCTTCGATGCGACGGTCGAATTTCATTTCAAACGCAACTATCCACCGCTGATCAATCACGCGAAGGAAACCGCATTTGCGGTCGATATTCTGCAGGGAATTGTTGGCGCCGAACACGTCAATGCGCAGGTCGAACCGACCATGGGGGCAGAGGATTTCGCCTTCATGCTGCAGGACAAACCCGGCTGCTATGTTTTCATCGGTAATGGCGAAGGTGATCATCGCGTCGCCGGGCATGGCTTGGGACCGTGCAATCTGCACAATCCCAGCTACGACTTCAACGATGACTTGCTGCCGATAGGTGCGACTTACTGGGTGCGACTGGCGGAAGCGTTTTTGAAACAGCGTTAA
- a CDS encoding conserved hypothetical protein; putative exported protein (Evidence 4 : Homologs of previously reported genes of unknown function) — MHIALLLLQNMKFIFVSIALLLFLAGCAQVRQPAGARQGETIADIRIAPFSESALGGLPNRWEPMIIHRNKKNTHYALVAEHGRHVLHARAVSASSGLMQKVNIDPMQKPQISWRWRISGLVETADNFDRALEDSPARIILGFDGNKDELPFTDQIMFETARMVTGRELPYATLMYIWGRRAPVDTVIPNTRSNRIKMIVAASGEDGVGEWQAIARDIVADYERAFGEKPGRLIGVGVLTDTDNTGETVEAWYGDIRLKQQQ; from the coding sequence TTGCACATTGCATTACTACTTTTACAAAACATGAAATTCATCTTCGTTTCCATTGCACTACTGCTGTTTCTTGCCGGTTGTGCACAAGTGCGACAGCCTGCGGGAGCCAGGCAGGGCGAAACCATTGCCGACATCCGGATCGCACCGTTTTCCGAAAGTGCATTGGGCGGTTTGCCGAATCGCTGGGAACCGATGATTATTCATCGGAACAAAAAGAATACGCACTATGCACTGGTAGCGGAGCATGGGCGGCACGTATTGCATGCGCGGGCAGTCAGTGCATCGTCGGGATTGATGCAAAAAGTAAATATCGACCCCATGCAAAAGCCGCAGATCAGCTGGCGCTGGCGTATCAGCGGTCTGGTCGAGACTGCCGATAATTTCGATCGTGCGCTGGAGGACTCGCCGGCGCGGATTATCCTGGGATTCGACGGCAACAAGGATGAGCTGCCATTTACCGATCAAATCATGTTCGAGACGGCACGCATGGTGACAGGACGGGAGCTTCCATATGCGACGCTGATGTACATCTGGGGGCGCAGAGCGCCGGTCGATACGGTCATCCCCAACACGCGCAGCAATCGCATCAAGATGATTGTGGCAGCCAGCGGTGAAGATGGTGTGGGCGAATGGCAGGCAATTGCGCGCGATATCGTTGCAGACTATGAACGTGCATTCGGTGAAAAGCCGGGCCGGCTGATCGGTGTCGGCGTACTGACTGACACGGATAATACGGGTGAAACAGTGGAAGCCTGGTATGGCGATATTCGTCTGAAACAGCAGCAATAG
- a CDS encoding Putative 2-hydroxy-3-oxopropionate reductase glxR-like (Tartronate semialdehyde reductase) (TSAR) (Evidence 3 : Function proposed based on presence of conserved amino acid motif, structural feature or limited homology; Product type pe : putative enzyme), whose product MGKPMATRLLQAGYEVTVWNRTRSKADELAPLGAKVAEQAAAAVRAADIVITMLEAGPIVAQVIAAALPGLQRAALVVDMSSTRQSEAQEAHTLLAAHGVRFIDAPVSGGVVGAQAGSLAIMAGGSADDFAEAEAVLATMGRPTLVGPAGCGQIAKLCNQLIVGGTLNIVAEALLLAQAGGADPTAVRAAIRGGFAESRILEVHGQRMLERNFMPGGQVKSQFKDLENVLIAAANAGLRLPVTELVTENYHSVLQRSPQADQSAVLLALENINPGQRLGDLADQLPG is encoded by the coding sequence ATGGGCAAACCGATGGCGACCCGATTATTGCAGGCGGGTTATGAGGTCACCGTATGGAACCGTACGCGCAGCAAGGCGGATGAGTTGGCACCGCTGGGCGCGAAAGTCGCAGAACAGGCGGCAGCCGCCGTGCGCGCAGCCGATATCGTCATCACGATGCTGGAGGCCGGGCCTATCGTGGCGCAGGTGATCGCTGCCGCATTGCCAGGCTTGCAGCGCGCTGCCCTGGTAGTGGACATGAGTTCGACCCGTCAATCGGAGGCGCAGGAAGCGCATACGCTGTTGGCTGCGCATGGGGTACGCTTTATCGATGCCCCGGTGTCCGGTGGCGTAGTGGGTGCACAGGCCGGTTCTCTGGCAATCATGGCCGGCGGCAGCGCCGATGACTTTGCAGAGGCCGAGGCGGTGCTGGCGACGATGGGAAGGCCGACGCTGGTTGGCCCGGCCGGCTGCGGCCAGATTGCCAAGTTGTGCAATCAGTTGATCGTGGGCGGCACGCTGAATATCGTGGCCGAAGCCTTGCTGCTGGCACAGGCCGGCGGCGCTGATCCGACGGCCGTGCGCGCGGCGATACGCGGCGGTTTTGCGGAAAGCCGGATACTGGAAGTGCATGGACAGCGCATGCTGGAGCGCAACTTCATGCCGGGCGGCCAGGTCAAGAGTCAGTTCAAGGATCTGGAGAATGTGCTGATCGCTGCCGCCAACGCCGGTTTGCGTTTGCCGGTAACGGAATTGGTGACGGAAAATTATCACAGCGTATTGCAGCGCTCGCCGCAGGCCGATCAATCGGCAGTGTTGCTGGCGCTGGAAAACATCAATCCCGGTCAGCGTCTGGGCGACCTTGCCGATCAGTTGCCAGGCTGA